Proteins encoded in a region of the Canis lupus familiaris isolate Mischka breed German Shepherd chromosome 1, alternate assembly UU_Cfam_GSD_1.0, whole genome shotgun sequence genome:
- the ZNF837 gene encoding LOW QUALITY PROTEIN: zinc finger protein 837 (The sequence of the model RefSeq protein was modified relative to this genomic sequence to represent the inferred CDS: inserted 1 base in 1 codon) has protein sequence MEAWAQNSRQGGIPKADLQGAKRGQEERPKMELRPLAEDPAKRYHSQEGDLHERTAGGKTGDPGAGXLGVSPSPGTLQSAGAGPLVQEPYGPASCQDPDLVTPQGPHAGEDPCWCPVGAKASSHNCCLVQHHRTSPKEKSLVCDHCEGQVLLWCCPRTQLWESHTKDGSCGWHTGTQTFPKSLHMTLLQQNPLEELPQACNCSEEDFPWRALLARQEMMQMAEEPHLCGQCGKRFGYNKQQQVAEGPLMCPHCGQASGPGGSARDPPAQRLYVCDQCGKAFTRTSSLLQHERIHTGERPYECAECGKAFVRCSGLYRHQKTHPAKRHRLNLPLAQRSFLFGCPPFGDCSEGTQGPPKVSVAGEKPYECAECAKAFGLFSHLVEHQRIHTGEKPYACPECGKAFNQRSNLSRHQRTHSSAKPYACPLCEKAFKGRSGLVQHQRAHTGERPYGCPECGKTFRGCSELRQHERLHSGEKPFICRDCGKAFVRNCSLVRHQRTHTGERPYTCGECGRAFSQRSNLKEHQKRHAAS, from the exons ATGGAGGCTTGGGCCCAGAACTCCAGGCAGGGAGGCATTCCCAAGGCAGATCTCCAGGGAGCCAAGAGGGGCCAGGAGGAAAGGCCCAAGATGGAACTAAGGCCCCTGGCAGAGGACCCAGCCAAGAGATACCACTCTCAGGAGGGAGACCTACATGAAAGGACAGCAGGTGGCAAGACAGGTGATCCTGGAGCTG GCCTTGGTGTGAGCCCCAGTCCAGGGACCCTCCAGAGTGCAGGAGCAGGACCCCTGGTACAAGAGCCATATGGCCCGGCCTCCTGTCAGGACCCTGACCTAGTCACTCCCCAGGGGCCACATGCTGGGGAGGACCCCTGTTGGTGCCCGGTTGGTGCCAAAGCCTCCAGTCATAACTGCTGCCTGGTGCAGCATCACAGAACATCTCCTAAGGAGAAGTCCCTGGTGTGTGATCACTGTGAAGGCCAGGTGTTGCTCTGGTGCTGCCCCAGGACCCAGCTGTGGGAGAGCCACACAAAGGATGGGTCATGTGGATGGCACACAGGCACCCAGACCTTCCCAAAGAGCCTGCACATGACCCTCCTTCAGCAGAACCCCTTGGAGGAGCTACCCCAGGCCTGCAATTGCAGTGAGGAAGACTTTCCCTGGAGGGCCCTGCTGGCCCGGCAGGAAATGATGCAGATGGCAGAGGAGCCCCACCTGTGTGGCCAGTGTGGAAAGCGCTTTGGCTACAACAAGCAGCAGCAGGTAGCCGAAGGCCCCTTAATGTGTCCTCACTGTGGCCAGGCCTCGGGTCCTGGTGGCAGTGCCCGGGACCCCCCGGCCCAGCGGCTCTACGTCTGTGACCAGTGTGGCAAGGCCTTCACGCGTACCTCAAGCCTGCTGCAGCATGAGCGCATCCACACGGGTGAGCGACCCTATGAGTGTGCTGAGTGTGGCAAGGCCTTTGTGCGCTGCTCGGGTCTCTACCGCCACCAAAAGACACACCCGGCCAAGCGCCACCGCCTCAACCTGCCCCTGGCACAGAGGTCCTTCCTCTTTGGGTGCCCGCCCTTTGGGGACTGCAGCGAGGGGACTCAGGGCCCTCCAAAGGTGTCGGTGGCGGGGGAGAAGCCATACGAGTGCGCTGAGTGCGCCAAGGCCTTTGGCCTGTTCTCCCACCTCGTAGAGCACCAGCGCATTCACACGGGCGAGAAACCCTATGCGTGCCCAGAGTGTGGCAAGGCCTTCAACCAGCGCTCAAACCTGAGCCGGCACCAGCGAACGCACAGCAGCGCCAAGCCCTACGCCTGCCCACTGTGCGAGAAAGCCTTCAAGGGCCGCTCGGGCCTGGTGCAGCACCAGCGCGCGCACACCGGCGAGCGGCCATATGGCTGCCCCGAGTGCGGCAAGACCTTCCGGGGCTGCTCCGAGCTGCGCCAGCACGAGCGCCTGCATTCGGGCGAGAAGCCCTTCATCTGCCGTGACTGCGGCAAGGCCTTCGTGCGCAATTGCAGTCTGGTACGCCACCAGCGCACACACACGGGCGAGCGACCCTACACCTGCGGCGAGTGCGGCCGAGCCTTCAGCCAGCGCTCCAACCTCAAGGAGCATCAGAAGCGGCACGCGGCCTCCTGA